ATCCTTCTCCAGAAAAACTGTATGCCTCCCTTTGGCCCGTTGCGCGCCGGCGCGGCGCCGAGGGTCCGGGCCACCTCCTCGTAACACCGGCTCGCCTGGCTGCGCGGAAAGGCCTCGATCACCGTCTTCTGTCTGACAACGGCCCTGGCCACGTTCTCGTCGTAGAGGACGCAGCCCAGGTAGTCGACCGATATGTCGAGGAAGCGCTCTGCCGCCAGGCTTATCTTGCGATAGACCTCGAGGGCCTGCCGCCTCGTCTTCACGGCGTTGACGAGGAGGCGGAAGTTCTTCTCGCCGTGGTTTTTGCTCAGCACCTTCATGAGCGCGTAGGCGTCGGTTATGGACGTGGGCTCATGGGTGGCCACCACTATGATGTCCTGGGCGGCGGTGTTGAAGAAGAGCACGTTGTTGGATATGCCCGCGCCGGTGTCTATGATCATGATGTCTATGCGGCGCTCGAGGTTCTCTATGTGGGAGAAGAGGGCGAGCCTCTGCTCGGCGCCCAGGTGCGTGAGCTCCTGGATGCCCGAGGCCGCCGGCAGTATGAGCACGCCCGCCGGCCCGGTGACGAGCACGTCGTCGAGCGTGCGCTCGCCGCGCAGGAGATGGCCTATGTTGTATTTCGGCGCGAGTCCGAGCAGGACGTCT
The window above is part of the Deltaproteobacteria bacterium genome. Proteins encoded here:
- a CDS encoding MinD/ParA family protein, whose protein sequence is MDQAYTLRDMAHRADETAPAESHSVRVLSVTSGKGGVGKTNSVANLAVAFSKMGKRVLLLDADLGLGNVDVLLGLAPKYNIGHLLRGERTLDDVLVTGPAGVLILPAASGIQELTHLGAEQRLALFSHIENLERRIDIMIIDTGAGISNNVLFFNTAAQDIIVVATHEPTSITDAYALMKVLSKNHGEKNFRLLVNAVKTRRQALEVYRKISLAAERFLDISVDYLGCVLYDENVARAVVRQKTVIEAFPRSQASRCYEEVARTLGAAPARNGPKGGIQFFWRRMLEQGP